A stretch of the Aggregicoccus sp. 17bor-14 genome encodes the following:
- a CDS encoding ABC transporter permease — translation MRSSMKHALLRTGAIAAKEALHIRRDPRMLYLALGMPVLMLLLFGYGVSFDLDHIALAWVDPAPTASSRQLARAFQGSGEFELQPVDSVDEVQRRMRRGALYGAVVVPRDFEERLLERKTAPVQLLVEGSDAVSANQVLSKADAVVRNASRELTGAPRMTPPVQVRVWTLYNPEARSALFMVPGLAAYLLAICAVLLTALTIAGEWERGSMEQLFASPVGRLEIVLGKLVPYLVLGMLQLLLVLAFGATAFDVPLRGSLPLLFVAGLLFLVGMLGQGLLISVVAKNQLVATQAGALSALLPSMLLSGMIFPVQNMPLPLRLLSQVIPARHLVYVLRGVLLKGNGFATLWPSLLALAAFAVAVIALATRRFERRVA, via the coding sequence ATGAGGTCCTCGATGAAGCACGCCCTGCTGCGCACCGGCGCCATCGCCGCGAAGGAGGCGCTGCACATCCGGCGCGACCCGCGCATGCTCTACCTCGCGCTGGGGATGCCGGTGCTGATGCTGCTGCTCTTCGGCTACGGGGTGAGCTTCGACCTGGACCACATCGCGCTCGCGTGGGTGGACCCGGCGCCCACCGCCTCCTCGCGGCAGCTCGCGCGTGCCTTCCAGGGCTCGGGGGAGTTCGAGCTGCAGCCCGTGGACAGCGTGGACGAGGTGCAGCGCCGGATGCGGCGTGGCGCGCTCTACGGCGCGGTAGTGGTGCCGCGCGACTTCGAGGAGCGCCTGCTCGAGCGCAAGACCGCCCCGGTACAACTGCTGGTCGAGGGCTCCGACGCGGTGAGCGCGAACCAGGTGCTCTCGAAGGCGGATGCCGTCGTGCGCAACGCCTCGCGCGAGCTCACGGGCGCTCCGCGCATGACGCCGCCGGTGCAGGTGCGGGTGTGGACGCTCTACAACCCCGAGGCGCGCAGCGCGCTGTTCATGGTGCCGGGACTCGCGGCCTACCTGCTCGCCATCTGCGCGGTGCTGCTCACGGCGCTCACCATCGCCGGCGAGTGGGAGCGCGGCTCGATGGAGCAGCTCTTCGCCTCGCCCGTGGGCCGGCTGGAGATCGTCCTGGGCAAGCTCGTGCCCTACCTCGTCCTCGGGATGCTGCAGCTCTTGCTCGTGCTCGCGTTCGGTGCCACCGCCTTCGACGTGCCGCTGCGCGGCAGCCTCCCGCTGCTCTTCGTCGCGGGGCTGCTCTTCCTCGTGGGGATGCTGGGGCAGGGGCTGCTCATCTCGGTGGTGGCGAAGAACCAGCTCGTGGCCACGCAGGCCGGGGCGCTGAGCGCGCTGCTGCCCTCGATGCTCCTGTCCGGGATGATCTTCCCCGTGCAGAACATGCCCCTGCCCCTGCGGCTGCTCTCGCAGGTCATCCCCGCGCGGCACCTGGTGTACGTGCTGCGCGGCGTGCTGCTCAAGGGCAACGGCTTCGCCACGCTGTGGCCCAGCCTGCTTGCGCTCGCGGCGTTCGCCGTCGCGGTCATTGCGCTCGCCACCCGGCGCTTCGAGCGGAGGGTCGCGTGA
- a CDS encoding ABC transporter ATP-binding protein, translated as MSGEGSSDVSIVARGLSRHFGTFRAVDDVSFEVGRGEIFGYLGANGAGKSTTIRMLTGLLAPSGGEAWVAGHDVGRAPESVKASIGYMSQKFSLYLDLPVLENLLFFGGAYGLSGRALRLRAAELLERTDLAGLEDATTGSLPGGLRQRLALCSALLHRPQVVFLDEPTAGVDPVARRVFWRLIREVADEGTTVFVTTHYLDEAEYCARIGLMVDGRLVALDTPAGLKRTWVPERVLAVSGRNLLAASRALSGQPGVRDVAPFGGGLHVRVEQGLAPEALVARLSAAGASEVVAEVAEPSLEDVFLAVVGKSAKEQAA; from the coding sequence ATGAGTGGCGAGGGCTCCAGCGATGTCTCCATCGTCGCGCGCGGCCTCAGCCGCCACTTCGGCACCTTCCGCGCGGTGGACGACGTGAGCTTCGAGGTGGGGCGCGGAGAGATCTTCGGCTACCTGGGGGCGAACGGCGCGGGCAAGAGCACCACCATCCGCATGCTCACGGGGCTGCTCGCGCCGAGCGGTGGCGAGGCCTGGGTGGCGGGGCACGACGTGGGGCGCGCGCCCGAGTCGGTGAAGGCCTCCATCGGGTACATGTCCCAGAAGTTCTCGCTCTACCTGGACCTGCCGGTGCTGGAGAACCTGCTCTTCTTCGGCGGGGCGTACGGCCTGAGCGGGCGCGCGCTGCGGCTGCGCGCGGCGGAGCTGCTCGAGCGCACGGACCTCGCGGGGCTGGAGGACGCAACCACGGGCTCGCTGCCCGGCGGGCTGCGCCAAAGGCTCGCGCTCTGCAGCGCGCTGCTGCACCGCCCGCAGGTGGTGTTCCTGGACGAGCCCACGGCCGGCGTGGACCCGGTGGCCCGGCGCGTCTTCTGGCGCCTCATCCGCGAGGTGGCCGACGAGGGGACCACCGTGTTCGTGACGACGCACTACCTCGACGAGGCGGAGTACTGCGCGCGCATCGGACTCATGGTGGACGGGCGCCTGGTGGCGCTGGACACGCCCGCGGGGCTCAAGCGCACCTGGGTGCCGGAGCGGGTGCTCGCGGTGAGCGGGCGCAACCTGCTCGCCGCGAGCCGTGCGCTCTCGGGTCAGCCCGGCGTGCGCGACGTGGCGCCCTTCGGTGGCGGGCTGCACGTGCGGGTGGAGCAGGGGCTCGCTCCGGAGGCGCTGGTCGCGCGGCTCAGTGCGGCCGGTGCGAGCGAGGTGGTGGCCGAGGTCGCCGAGCCCTCGCTCGAGGACGTGTTCCTCGCGGTGGTGGGCAAGAGCGCGAAGGAGCAGGCGGCATGA
- a CDS encoding ABC transporter ATP-binding protein: MATEGALALEAVGLHKRFGTVEALAGLSFSVRRGELYGLVGADGAGKTTASRALAGLLSPDAGTARVLGRDPVREGSAVRELLGLMPQQFSLYRDLTVAENLQFFARLYVLPRATYVQRRERLLEVTRLGRFLDRRADALSGGMYKKLALACALLHEPAVLLLDEPTNGVDPVSRRELWALLYEFVQEGMTVLVSTPYMDEAERCHRVGLVHRGRLLLEGEPRVLLQRFAHEVYEVHGGERREVDAALAHLPAVQAASPAGARLRVVVTHGEGDAVLRGLAPLGAHLVPARADFEDLFLSRLREEEAS; the protein is encoded by the coding sequence ATGGCGACGGAGGGCGCGCTCGCGCTGGAGGCCGTGGGGCTGCACAAGCGCTTTGGCACCGTGGAGGCGCTCGCGGGGCTGAGCTTCTCCGTGCGTCGCGGCGAGCTGTACGGGCTGGTGGGGGCGGATGGCGCGGGGAAGACCACGGCGAGCCGCGCGCTCGCGGGGCTGCTCTCGCCGGACGCCGGCACGGCGCGCGTGCTGGGACGCGACCCGGTGCGCGAGGGGAGCGCAGTGCGCGAGCTGCTCGGGCTGATGCCGCAGCAGTTCAGCCTCTACCGCGACCTCACCGTGGCCGAGAACCTCCAGTTCTTCGCGCGGCTCTACGTGCTGCCGCGCGCGACGTACGTGCAGCGCCGCGAGCGGCTGCTGGAGGTGACGCGGCTGGGGCGCTTCCTCGACCGGCGCGCGGACGCGCTCTCGGGCGGGATGTACAAGAAGCTCGCGCTCGCGTGCGCGCTGCTGCACGAGCCCGCGGTGCTCCTCCTGGACGAGCCCACCAACGGCGTGGACCCGGTGAGCCGGCGCGAGCTGTGGGCGCTGCTCTACGAGTTCGTGCAGGAGGGGATGACGGTGCTCGTGTCCACGCCCTACATGGACGAGGCCGAGCGCTGCCACCGGGTGGGGCTGGTGCACCGCGGCCGCCTCCTGCTCGAGGGCGAGCCGCGCGTGCTGCTGCAGCGCTTCGCGCACGAGGTGTACGAGGTGCACGGCGGCGAGCGGCGCGAGGTGGACGCAGCGCTCGCGCACCTTCCCGCGGTGCAGGCCGCGTCTCCTGCCGGCGCACGGCTGCGCGTCGTGGTGACGCACGGTGAGGGCGACGCCGTGTTGCGCGGGCTCGCGCCGCTGGGTGCGCACCTCGTGCCCGCGCGGGCGGACTTCGAGGACCTCTTCCTCTCGCGGCTGCGCGAGGAGGAGGCGTCATGA
- a CDS encoding HlyD family secretion protein, which yields MRRVAVALVALTLVLSGLIALRLWKQARAEAAPAGGSGEIEGVRVDLSSRVGARIAALHVREGERVHKGQLLVTLDCSDAEAQLAAAQAKLAAGRAQQEAAAVQVVSARSNTSASRAAQAAALAQAEATGAQRDAAERQAARLASIPTVMTVATVDQTKADADALSHRARAARAQANASAEQARAAASAVRAADAQSTAAAAMVHAAEAEVARARLMADECAVHAPRDAEVAELPHEAGELVSPGAVLARLVDLSEVKATFYLPNAEVGAVKPGAEAQVVADAFPRETFRAHVRTVALEAEFTPRNIQTRTDRDRLVYAVEVRVDNPGGRLRDGMPVQVTLPGTGR from the coding sequence ATGCGCCGCGTCGCCGTCGCCCTCGTCGCCCTCACCCTCGTCCTCTCGGGCCTCATCGCCTTGCGGCTCTGGAAGCAGGCGCGCGCGGAGGCCGCGCCCGCGGGGGGCTCGGGGGAGATCGAGGGCGTGCGCGTGGACCTCTCCAGCCGCGTGGGGGCCCGCATCGCGGCGCTGCACGTGCGCGAGGGCGAGCGGGTGCACAAGGGCCAGCTGCTCGTCACGCTCGACTGCTCGGACGCCGAGGCGCAGCTCGCCGCGGCCCAGGCGAAGCTCGCGGCGGGCCGCGCGCAGCAGGAGGCCGCCGCAGTGCAGGTGGTCTCCGCGCGCAGCAACACCAGCGCCTCTCGGGCCGCCCAGGCCGCGGCGCTCGCCCAGGCGGAGGCGACGGGCGCGCAGCGCGACGCGGCCGAGCGGCAGGCGGCGCGCCTCGCCTCCATCCCCACGGTGATGACGGTGGCCACGGTGGACCAGACGAAGGCGGATGCGGATGCGCTCTCGCACCGGGCCCGGGCGGCGCGCGCGCAGGCCAACGCCAGCGCCGAGCAGGCGCGCGCCGCCGCATCCGCCGTGCGCGCGGCCGATGCGCAGTCCACCGCGGCCGCCGCGATGGTGCACGCGGCGGAGGCGGAGGTGGCGCGCGCCCGGCTGATGGCGGACGAGTGCGCGGTGCACGCCCCGCGCGACGCGGAGGTGGCGGAGCTGCCGCACGAGGCCGGCGAGCTCGTCTCCCCGGGCGCAGTGCTCGCGCGCCTGGTCGACCTGAGCGAGGTGAAGGCCACCTTCTACCTGCCCAACGCGGAGGTGGGCGCGGTGAAGCCCGGCGCCGAGGCCCAGGTGGTGGCGGACGCGTTCCCCCGCGAGACCTTCCGCGCCCACGTGCGCACGGTGGCGCTGGAGGCGGAGTTCACCCCGCGCAACATCCAGACGCGCACCGATCGCGACCGGCTCGTCTACGCGGTGGAGGTGCGCGTGGATAACCCGGGCGGGCGCCTGCGCGACGGGATGCCGGTGCAGGTGACGCTGCCGGGGACGGGGCGCTAG
- a CDS encoding HAMP domain-containing sensor histidine kinase, with protein MRPTQPAGFREIQHQEFERLFGRLVWARFFALPLLGTLVGWLALLEPAPWRRTVLLGVLVLIPTFFAVEVVRYRRQGLTRRAVPLNLTLGVGGILLVLFATGGLSSPFLYVLLPVTLMVGLLLPPRLVLGLVGTALVAVWAFALLGAGHGLPDFNPEAFGGGTRAAPSLTHLYFHAGFLSLALLFAATVGRSLRGGFDAVLLRTVRAQEDALHAHAERTQELTALSAEIAHELKNPLASLKGLGGLLTQNVPEGKGAERLAILRGEVERMQGILEEFLTFSRPLLPLSAAPTDLAALCAEVVSLHEGLAQERGVTLSLLPGGATVQCDARKVKQVLINLVQNALEASPAGGEVAFEVGLSPGGGARVLVLDRGRGPDAGLLPRLFEPGVTTKARGNGVGLTIARALARQHGGELQLSARPGGGAVAELWLPAAPPLRAEEAAA; from the coding sequence ATGAGGCCCACGCAGCCCGCTGGCTTCCGGGAGATCCAGCACCAGGAGTTCGAGCGGCTCTTCGGGCGCCTGGTGTGGGCCCGCTTTTTCGCGCTGCCGCTGCTCGGCACGCTGGTGGGCTGGCTCGCGCTGCTCGAGCCCGCGCCCTGGCGGCGCACCGTGCTGCTCGGGGTGCTGGTGCTCATCCCCACCTTCTTCGCGGTGGAGGTGGTGCGCTACCGGCGCCAGGGGCTCACCCGGCGCGCGGTGCCGCTCAACCTCACCCTCGGCGTGGGCGGCATCCTCCTGGTGCTCTTCGCCACCGGAGGCCTCTCCAGCCCCTTCCTCTACGTCCTCCTCCCGGTGACGCTGATGGTGGGCCTGCTGCTGCCGCCGCGCCTCGTGCTCGGGCTGGTGGGCACGGCGCTCGTCGCGGTGTGGGCCTTCGCGCTGCTGGGGGCGGGCCACGGCCTGCCGGACTTCAACCCGGAGGCCTTCGGAGGGGGCACGCGCGCCGCCCCCTCGCTCACCCACCTGTACTTCCACGCGGGCTTCCTCTCGCTCGCGCTGCTGTTCGCGGCCACCGTGGGCCGCAGCCTGCGCGGCGGCTTCGACGCGGTGCTCTTGCGCACGGTGCGCGCGCAGGAGGACGCGCTGCACGCGCACGCCGAGCGCACCCAGGAGCTCACGGCTTTGAGCGCGGAGATTGCGCACGAGCTGAAGAACCCGCTCGCGAGCCTCAAGGGCCTCGGCGGCCTGCTCACCCAGAACGTGCCCGAGGGCAAGGGCGCCGAGCGCCTCGCCATCCTGCGCGGCGAGGTGGAGCGCATGCAGGGCATCCTCGAGGAGTTCCTCACCTTCTCGCGGCCCCTGCTGCCGCTCTCCGCCGCCCCCACGGACCTCGCCGCCCTCTGCGCCGAGGTGGTGAGCCTGCACGAGGGGCTCGCCCAGGAGCGCGGCGTGACGCTCTCCCTGCTCCCGGGCGGCGCCACGGTGCAGTGCGACGCGCGCAAGGTGAAGCAGGTGCTCATCAACCTGGTGCAGAACGCGCTGGAGGCGAGCCCCGCCGGTGGCGAGGTGGCCTTCGAGGTGGGGCTCTCCCCGGGCGGCGGCGCGCGCGTGCTGGTGCTCGACCGCGGGCGCGGGCCCGACGCGGGCCTGCTGCCGCGCCTCTTCGAGCCGGGGGTCACCACCAAGGCGCGCGGCAACGGGGTGGGGCTCACCATCGCGCGCGCCCTCGCGCGCCAGCACGGCGGCGAGCTGCAGCTCTCGGCGCGCCCCGGCGGCGGCGCAGTGGCCGAGCTGTGGCTGCCCGCGGCGCCCCCGCTGCGCGCCGAGGAGGCCGCGGCATGA
- a CDS encoding sigma-54 dependent transcriptional regulator codes for MSARILVVDDDAALRYTLREILESEGHRVAEAADGEEALARFAEEPFALVVTDLRMPRLDGMELLRRLQAQTPAPRVVLVTAHGSERQAVEAMKAGAYDYFRKPFETDELLAVVGRALETVRLAQENEQLSGELALARTLVFASEPMRRLALLVGRVAPRDVTVLISGESGTGKERVAEALVRASRRARAPYVRFNCAALTAELAEAELFGHAKGAFTGAVRARPGLFGEADGGTLLLDEVGELSPGLQGKLLRVLQEGEVRAVGEERSRRVDVRVLAATHRDLAEEVRAGRFREDLYYRLNVVHLRVPPLRERPEDIPALTQYFLSRFEERFGLAPVAPSPALLQRLSAYAWPGNVRELEHALESLLALSPDGELDLSLLPSAAVPAPGDGGAALTLKQRVDAYERGLVAQALRASGGNRTEAARALGVSRVTLHDKLKKYGLGGADEPEG; via the coding sequence ATGAGCGCGCGCATCCTCGTGGTCGATGACGACGCGGCCCTGCGCTACACGCTGCGCGAGATTCTCGAGTCCGAGGGGCACCGCGTCGCCGAGGCGGCCGACGGCGAAGAGGCTCTGGCACGTTTCGCCGAGGAGCCCTTCGCGCTCGTGGTGACGGACCTGCGCATGCCGCGCCTGGACGGGATGGAGCTGCTGCGCCGCCTACAGGCGCAGACGCCGGCGCCGCGCGTGGTGCTCGTCACCGCGCACGGCTCGGAGCGCCAGGCCGTGGAGGCGATGAAGGCGGGCGCGTACGACTACTTCCGCAAGCCCTTCGAGACGGACGAGCTGCTCGCGGTGGTGGGCCGCGCGCTGGAGACGGTGCGGCTCGCGCAGGAGAACGAGCAGCTGTCCGGAGAGCTCGCGCTCGCGCGCACGCTGGTGTTCGCGTCCGAGCCGATGCGCCGGCTCGCGCTGCTGGTGGGGCGCGTGGCCCCGCGCGACGTGACGGTGCTCATCAGCGGCGAGAGCGGCACGGGCAAGGAGCGCGTGGCCGAGGCCCTGGTGCGCGCGAGCCGCCGCGCGCGTGCCCCGTACGTGCGCTTCAACTGCGCGGCCCTCACCGCGGAGCTCGCGGAGGCGGAGCTGTTCGGCCACGCGAAGGGCGCCTTCACGGGTGCGGTGCGCGCGCGCCCCGGCCTCTTCGGCGAGGCGGACGGCGGGACGCTGCTGCTTGATGAAGTCGGAGAGCTCTCGCCCGGGCTGCAGGGAAAGCTCCTGCGCGTGCTGCAGGAGGGTGAGGTGCGCGCGGTGGGGGAGGAGCGCTCTCGCCGCGTGGACGTGCGCGTGCTGGCGGCGACCCATCGCGACCTCGCCGAGGAGGTGCGCGCGGGGCGCTTTCGCGAGGATCTCTACTACCGCCTCAACGTGGTGCACCTGCGCGTGCCCCCGCTGCGCGAGCGCCCCGAGGACATCCCCGCGCTCACGCAGTACTTCCTCTCCCGCTTCGAGGAGCGCTTCGGCCTCGCGCCGGTCGCGCCCTCGCCTGCGCTGCTGCAGCGGCTCTCCGCGTACGCGTGGCCGGGCAACGTGCGCGAGCTGGAGCACGCGCTGGAGAGCCTGCTCGCGCTCAGCCCGGACGGGGAGCTGGACCTCTCGCTCCTGCCGAGCGCGGCGGTGCCCGCGCCCGGAGACGGCGGCGCGGCGCTCACGCTGAAGCAGCGCGTGGACGCCTATGAGCGGGGCCTGGTCGCACAGGCGCTGCGCGCGAGCGGCGGCAACCGCACCGAGGCCGCGCGCGCGCTCGGCGTCAGCCGCGTCACCCTGCACGACAAGCTCAAGAAGTACGGGCTGGGCGGCGCGGACGAGCCGGAGGGCTGA
- a CDS encoding PLP-dependent aspartate aminotransferase family protein, whose product MERKGRKTWSLLTQLQHTAMEEAEAARAGPAVSAPIFQTSTWRLRTPEEGARLSTDVHPAAYYTRYGSPNVRGVEALVAEAEGAEAALAVGSGMAAISTALSAFTRAGDHVVAQTAHYTGALTLLSDWLPRAGVTVTQVNQTDTAAFAAAMRPNTRLVYVETPTNPTLALTDLAAVAELAKARGALCICDNTFASSLNQRPLSLGVDLVVHSATKYFGGHSDVTAGLLAGRKALIDEAWEHARVHGPVLHPFEAWLLARGMKTYPLRLAAQNAGALALAQALEAHPAVARVHYPGLPSHPQHALARKQMTGGFGGMLSFTVAGSDEQAYGRALAVLEHVELCIPAVSLGGTETLLVHPASLIFGHQPPEQLSRAGVAPGLLRLSVGIESPEDLLADLTQALTRAAAA is encoded by the coding sequence ATGGAACGCAAGGGACGCAAGACGTGGTCGCTGCTCACGCAGCTGCAGCACACGGCGATGGAGGAGGCGGAGGCGGCGCGCGCTGGTCCCGCGGTCTCCGCGCCCATTTTCCAGACGAGCACCTGGCGGCTGCGCACACCGGAAGAGGGCGCGCGACTCTCCACCGACGTGCACCCAGCCGCCTATTACACGCGCTACGGCTCGCCGAACGTGCGCGGCGTGGAGGCACTGGTCGCGGAGGCTGAGGGCGCCGAGGCGGCGCTCGCGGTGGGCTCAGGGATGGCGGCCATCTCCACCGCGCTCTCGGCCTTCACCCGCGCAGGCGACCACGTGGTCGCGCAGACCGCGCACTACACGGGCGCGCTCACGCTCCTCTCCGACTGGCTGCCGCGCGCGGGCGTCACCGTGACGCAGGTGAACCAGACGGACACCGCGGCCTTCGCCGCGGCAATGCGCCCCAACACGCGCCTCGTCTACGTGGAGACGCCCACCAACCCCACGCTCGCCCTCACGGACCTCGCGGCGGTGGCGGAGCTCGCGAAGGCGCGCGGCGCGCTGTGCATCTGCGACAACACCTTCGCCTCCTCGCTCAACCAACGTCCGCTCTCCCTCGGCGTGGACCTGGTGGTGCACTCGGCGACGAAGTACTTCGGCGGCCACAGCGACGTGACGGCGGGACTGCTCGCCGGCCGCAAGGCGCTCATCGACGAGGCCTGGGAGCACGCGCGCGTCCACGGCCCGGTGCTGCACCCCTTCGAGGCGTGGCTGCTCGCACGCGGGATGAAGACGTACCCCTTGCGGCTCGCCGCCCAGAACGCGGGCGCGCTCGCACTCGCCCAGGCGCTCGAGGCCCACCCCGCCGTGGCGCGGGTGCACTACCCCGGCCTGCCGAGCCACCCGCAGCACGCGCTCGCCCGCAAGCAGATGACGGGCGGCTTCGGCGGCATGCTCTCCTTCACCGTCGCAGGCAGCGACGAGCAAGCCTACGGCCGCGCGCTCGCGGTGCTCGAGCACGTGGAGCTGTGCATCCCCGCGGTGAGCCTCGGCGGCACGGAGACGCTGCTGGTGCACCCGGCCTCGCTCATCTTCGGCCACCAGCCGCCCGAGCAGCTCTCGCGCGCGGGCGTCGCGCCGGGCCTCCTGCGCCTCTCCGTGGGCATCGAGTCCCCGGAGGACCTGCTCGCGGACCTCACCCAGGCCCTCACCCGCGCGGCCGCGGCGTAG
- a CDS encoding CPBP family intramembrane glutamic endopeptidase — translation MRTVFVDGQGSVRSGWKMLGAVVLTALGAAGLIFVRRLLPADVRHFLPEQYLAFLGALFASWVCLRLERRPFASLGLTPDGRFARELGVGLVGGTALLGLVALIVWLTGGYHLARVPEAGVALLLEGAWTMLGVALFEEVLFRGYLLQRAMHGLGRRGGQVLLAVLFCLAHTYPPELGAAGLVLAMLNTFLAGLLLGLCAVRMQRLALAVGVHLGWNWAQQSLGFGVSGHAPAGLWTPVFHGQPQWLTGGQYGLEASAVAAVVLALAVVALARRARGSQPSTAPAVAA, via the coding sequence ATGCGAACCGTCTTCGTCGATGGGCAGGGCAGTGTGCGCAGTGGCTGGAAGATGCTCGGCGCGGTGGTGCTGACGGCCCTGGGGGCTGCGGGACTCATCTTCGTGCGCCGGCTGCTGCCTGCGGACGTGCGGCACTTCTTGCCCGAGCAGTACCTCGCCTTCCTCGGCGCGCTCTTCGCCTCCTGGGTGTGTCTTCGCCTGGAGCGGCGGCCCTTCGCGAGCCTGGGGCTCACGCCGGATGGCCGCTTTGCTCGCGAGCTCGGCGTGGGGCTCGTGGGCGGCACTGCGCTGCTCGGGCTGGTTGCGCTCATCGTGTGGCTCACGGGCGGCTATCACCTCGCGCGCGTGCCCGAGGCGGGCGTGGCGCTGCTGCTCGAGGGAGCGTGGACGATGCTGGGCGTGGCGCTCTTCGAGGAGGTGCTCTTTCGCGGCTACCTCCTGCAGCGTGCGATGCATGGGCTGGGCAGGCGCGGCGGCCAGGTCTTGCTCGCGGTGCTCTTCTGCCTCGCGCACACCTACCCGCCCGAGCTCGGTGCCGCAGGCCTGGTGCTGGCGATGCTCAACACCTTCCTTGCGGGCCTGCTGCTGGGGCTCTGCGCCGTGCGCATGCAGCGGCTCGCGCTCGCAGTGGGCGTGCACCTCGGATGGAACTGGGCGCAGCAGAGCCTCGGCTTCGGCGTGAGCGGCCACGCGCCGGCGGGCCTGTGGACGCCGGTGTTCCACGGACAGCCGCAGTGGCTCACCGGTGGGCAGTACGGCCTGGAGGCCTCCGCCGTGGCCGCCGTCGTGCTCGCGCTCGCCGTGGTAGCGCTGGCGCGGAGGGCGCGTGGCTCGCAGCCCTCGACGGCCCCGGCCGTCGCGGCGTAG
- a CDS encoding MarR family winged helix-turn-helix transcriptional regulator has translation MPRGLGTQLRHLIELLDGAVAEAYEAQGFDYRPRYTPVVRALLQKEPLTIGEIAQLAGITQPAATQTVALMVKEGIVSSEPGLTDARQRLIRLGPEGRALLPRLQLSWEATAGAAASLDAELRVPLSQLLEEAIQALEKKSFGKRIAEARAQLEAPAKRAAVAQKRRRSRA, from the coding sequence ATGCCGCGTGGACTCGGAACCCAGCTGCGTCACCTCATCGAGCTGCTCGACGGCGCCGTGGCCGAGGCCTACGAGGCGCAGGGCTTCGACTACCGCCCCCGCTACACCCCAGTGGTGCGCGCGCTGCTGCAGAAGGAGCCGCTCACCATCGGCGAGATTGCCCAGCTCGCCGGCATCACCCAGCCCGCAGCGACCCAGACTGTGGCGCTGATGGTGAAGGAGGGCATCGTGTCCTCGGAGCCCGGGCTTACGGACGCACGCCAACGCCTCATTCGCTTGGGCCCCGAGGGACGCGCGCTGCTGCCCAGGCTGCAGCTGAGCTGGGAGGCGACGGCGGGCGCCGCGGCGAGCCTCGATGCGGAGCTGCGCGTGCCGCTCTCGCAGTTGCTCGAGGAGGCCATCCAGGCGCTCGAGAAGAAGTCCTTCGGCAAGCGCATCGCCGAGGCGCGCGCCCAGCTCGAGGCGCCTGCGAAGAGGGCCGCCGTAGCCCAAAAGCGGCGCCGGTCCCGCGCTTGA
- a CDS encoding SDR family NAD(P)-dependent oxidoreductase: protein MPPPPGVAGLRVLVTGSTGGLGLAMARALYGAGARVLLTGRDVARVERARGSLGAGPGEAHGCVLDVRDERSIRAVVAQAVERWGGLDVLVNNAGIGMRTVNPRFLTEPQPFWEVSAQGFRDVVDTNLTGYFLVAREVVPLFLRQGAGRIVNISMNHETMRRRGFVPYGPSRAGAESLSHIMAQDLAPHGITVNMLLPGGATDTGMIPESLPAEARAGLLSPDVMAEPILFLCSEEARGLSDARLVAREFAAWREQWRSARPQ from the coding sequence ATGCCCCCACCCCCAGGCGTCGCCGGCCTCCGCGTCCTCGTCACCGGGTCCACCGGGGGCCTCGGGCTCGCCATGGCGCGGGCGCTCTACGGCGCCGGCGCGCGGGTGCTGCTCACCGGGCGGGACGTGGCGCGGGTGGAGCGGGCGCGGGGCTCGCTGGGCGCGGGGCCAGGCGAGGCGCACGGCTGCGTGCTGGACGTGCGCGACGAGCGCTCCATCCGGGCGGTCGTCGCGCAGGCCGTGGAGCGCTGGGGTGGGCTGGACGTGCTGGTGAACAACGCAGGCATCGGGATGCGCACGGTGAACCCGCGCTTCCTCACCGAGCCGCAGCCCTTCTGGGAGGTGAGCGCGCAGGGCTTTCGCGACGTGGTGGACACGAACCTCACCGGCTACTTCCTCGTCGCGCGCGAGGTGGTGCCGCTCTTCCTGCGCCAGGGGGCGGGGCGCATCGTCAACATCAGCATGAACCACGAGACGATGCGGCGCCGGGGCTTCGTCCCCTACGGCCCCTCGCGCGCCGGCGCCGAGAGCCTCTCGCACATCATGGCGCAGGACCTCGCGCCGCACGGCATCACGGTGAACATGCTGCTGCCCGGCGGGGCCACCGACACGGGGATGATTCCCGAGAGCCTCCCCGCCGAGGCGCGCGCCGGGCTGCTCTCGCCGGACGTGATGGCCGAGCCCATCCTCTTCCTCTGCTCGGAGGAGGCGCGCGGGCTGAGCGACGCGCGCCTCGTCGCCCGCGAGTTCGCCGCCTGGCGCGAGCAGTGGCGAAGCGCGCGCCCGCAGTAG